A single Micromonospora luteifusca DNA region contains:
- a CDS encoding DUF4240 domain-containing protein, which translates to MTVPIDATGTLPTPAEEARFWALIESAWAEIGPQPLALRRALIEGDPDGSGDDHAELYAIEAWLDPLLDRLRRLSVELSAQELTDLDRVVERKLHDIDREDIHEVTDGSDDGFLYCRGFIIALGREYYEAVRADPARALIDAECEALCYFFAHLHNELFGTWPETGSGISRESCGNPVGWSDWAARDVEERDQA; encoded by the coding sequence GTGACCGTGCCGATCGATGCCACTGGAACGTTGCCCACCCCCGCCGAGGAGGCCCGGTTCTGGGCGCTCATCGAGTCGGCGTGGGCCGAGATCGGCCCACAGCCGTTGGCGCTACGGCGGGCACTCATCGAGGGTGACCCCGACGGCAGTGGGGACGACCATGCCGAGTTGTACGCGATCGAGGCCTGGCTGGATCCGCTGCTGGATCGGCTCAGACGTCTCAGCGTTGAGCTGTCCGCCCAGGAGTTGACCGACCTCGACCGGGTGGTGGAGCGCAAGCTGCACGACATCGACCGGGAAGACATCCATGAGGTGACCGACGGCTCTGACGACGGCTTCCTCTACTGCCGGGGCTTCATCATCGCCCTTGGTCGGGAGTACTACGAAGCGGTTCGCGCCGATCCTGCCCGCGCCCTGATCGACGCCGAGTGCGAGGCCCTCTGCTACTTTTTCGCCCACCTGCACAACGAGCTGTTCGGCACCTGGCCGGAGACCGGCTCCGGCATCTCCCGGGAGTCGTGCGGCAATCCCGTCGGCTGGTCGGACTGGGCGGCCCGAGACGTCGAGGAGCGGGATCAGGCGTAG
- a CDS encoding pyridoxamine 5'-phosphate oxidase family protein, translating into MTVEITSHEELRDLLGVPTARAANKDRPRLHERDRDWLAASPFCLLATAGADGSCDVSPKGDPAGFALVLDDTTIALPERPGNKRADGYRNILDNPHVGLLFMVPGRTDTLRINGRARLVSDAPWFDEMVVKGHRPVLAVVVEIEQIFYHCAKAFLRSALWQPETWQPELLPSRARLIKEVEAPVESLEDLERHYGPEYDKSIYA; encoded by the coding sequence GTGACGGTAGAGATCACCTCGCACGAGGAGCTGCGCGATCTGCTCGGGGTGCCGACCGCACGGGCCGCCAACAAGGACCGCCCCCGCCTGCACGAACGGGACCGGGACTGGCTTGCCGCCTCGCCGTTCTGCCTGCTGGCCACGGCCGGCGCGGACGGTAGCTGCGACGTCTCACCCAAGGGTGACCCGGCCGGCTTCGCCCTCGTGCTGGACGACACGACCATCGCCTTGCCGGAGCGGCCGGGCAACAAGCGGGCCGACGGCTACCGCAACATCCTCGACAACCCGCACGTCGGGTTGCTCTTCATGGTCCCCGGAAGGACCGACACGCTGCGGATCAACGGGCGTGCCCGCCTGGTGAGCGACGCGCCCTGGTTCGACGAGATGGTGGTCAAGGGGCACCGGCCGGTGCTCGCCGTGGTGGTGGAGATCGAGCAGATCTTCTACCACTGCGCGAAGGCGTTCCTGCGGTCCGCGCTGTGGCAGCCGGAGACCTGGCAGCCCGAGCTGCTGCCGTCCCGGGCCCGCCTGATCAAGGAGGTCGAGGCGCCGGTGGAGAGCCTGGAAGACCTGGAGCGGCACTACGGCCCGGAGTACGACAAGAGCATCTACGCCTGA
- a CDS encoding DUF2231 domain-containing protein has translation MESRLKVLGHPVHPMLVMFPVALFATAVLFDVIDTVGGPDFLGEVAYWNITVGLIGGLLAAAAGSFDLLAIPTGTRAKRVGLLHAGANLAVILLFAAVWAVRLNADSRAAGGALLAIEVVAVAILGISAWLGGELVDRLGVGVDRDAGLDAPSSLRPPSAAQRIGEV, from the coding sequence ATGGAAAGCCGACTCAAGGTGCTGGGTCATCCAGTCCATCCGATGCTGGTCATGTTCCCGGTGGCGTTGTTCGCAACGGCGGTGCTGTTCGACGTGATCGACACCGTCGGTGGTCCCGATTTCCTCGGCGAAGTCGCGTACTGGAACATCACGGTCGGCCTGATCGGCGGCCTTCTTGCGGCGGCGGCCGGCTCGTTCGATCTGCTGGCCATTCCGACCGGCACCCGCGCGAAGCGGGTGGGTCTGCTGCACGCGGGCGCCAACCTCGCGGTGATCCTGCTCTTCGCCGCCGTGTGGGCCGTCCGGCTCAACGCGGATTCCCGGGCCGCGGGCGGTGCCCTTCTCGCCATCGAGGTGGTCGCGGTGGCGATCCTCGGTATCAGCGCCTGGCTCGGCGGGGAGTTGGTCGACCGGCTCGGTGTGGGCGTCGACCGCGACGCCGGCCTGGACGCGCCCAGCTCGCTACGGCCACCCTCGGCCGCTCAGCGGATCGGAGAGGTGTGA
- a CDS encoding Hsp20/alpha crystallin family protein — protein MSEQQSGGFGRGWRGGRQQGWDPMGELQSLRAELSRLVGGRAGTSDVDLTETEDGWEVVVRLPGVAPEEVAVELDDRELCVRARSEAEVNADQGIPGGFETRGFEYRINLPSRVDPEAIDAVMDHGLLRVRLPRATRPAPRTITVGRTGPRSGDLSTGTPMPADPAADRELHRPDTVGEIDRQ, from the coding sequence ATGAGCGAGCAGCAGTCCGGTGGCTTCGGTCGGGGTTGGCGCGGGGGCCGGCAGCAGGGCTGGGACCCGATGGGGGAGTTGCAGTCGCTGCGCGCCGAGCTGAGCCGGTTGGTCGGTGGCCGGGCCGGGACGTCCGACGTCGATCTGACCGAGACCGAGGATGGCTGGGAGGTCGTCGTCCGACTGCCCGGGGTGGCACCGGAGGAGGTGGCGGTCGAGCTGGACGATCGCGAGTTGTGCGTGCGGGCGCGCTCCGAGGCGGAAGTCAACGCCGACCAGGGCATCCCCGGCGGTTTCGAGACGCGCGGCTTCGAGTACCGCATCAACCTGCCGTCGCGGGTCGACCCGGAGGCCATCGACGCGGTCATGGACCACGGCCTGCTCCGGGTCCGGTTGCCCCGGGCGACCCGGCCCGCGCCGCGCACCATCACCGTGGGCCGCACCGGGCCGCGCTCCGGCGACCTCTCCACGGGTACGCCGATGCCGGCCGATCCCGCTGCGGACCGGGAGTTGCACCGTCCGGACACCGTCGGCGAGATCGACCGACAGTAG
- a CDS encoding glycosyltransferase family 9 protein — translation MVTASVLGPTAERLPDVQRIAVLRANALGDFLFVLPALDALRAAYPLAEIVLLGAPWHAKLWRDRPGPVDRVLVVPPAPGIRTAEAGEPESSMDDFLAAAVGEGFDLAVQIHGGGASSNPLISSLGARVTVGLRAEDAPPLDRWVRYVYYQHEVIRYLEVVALVGAGATTIVPTLAVTDADRAEAAQVLGPAGRPRVALHPGASDTRRRWPAERFAEVARELHGDGYEVLVTGTSSEQEVVDGVVAAAGVPVRPQVGTLSLGGLAGCYADCALVVSNDTGPLHLAAAVGASTVGIFWVGNLINTANPLRGRHRPICSWMVHCPVCGKDCTPGIYPHRSGDGECPHQDSFVADVPAIEVLEAARELLPSR, via the coding sequence GTGGTCACTGCGTCCGTGCTCGGCCCGACCGCCGAGCGCCTTCCCGACGTGCAGCGGATCGCCGTGCTGCGCGCCAACGCGCTTGGCGACTTTCTGTTCGTCCTGCCAGCGCTGGACGCGTTGCGTGCCGCGTACCCCTTGGCGGAGATCGTGCTGCTCGGCGCGCCGTGGCACGCGAAGCTCTGGCGTGACCGGCCCGGCCCGGTGGACCGGGTGTTGGTGGTGCCCCCGGCGCCCGGCATTCGAACGGCGGAGGCGGGCGAGCCGGAGTCGTCGATGGATGATTTCCTGGCCGCTGCCGTCGGCGAGGGTTTCGACCTGGCGGTGCAGATCCACGGTGGCGGTGCCAGCTCCAACCCGCTGATCAGCAGCCTCGGCGCCCGGGTGACCGTCGGCCTGCGCGCCGAAGACGCGCCGCCGTTGGACCGCTGGGTCCGCTACGTCTACTACCAGCACGAGGTGATCCGCTACCTGGAGGTGGTGGCCCTGGTGGGAGCGGGGGCGACCACCATCGTGCCGACGCTGGCCGTGACCGATGCCGACCGGGCCGAGGCGGCCCAGGTGCTCGGCCCGGCGGGCCGACCCCGGGTGGCGCTCCATCCCGGCGCCTCCGACACCCGCCGCCGCTGGCCCGCCGAACGCTTCGCCGAGGTGGCCCGTGAGCTGCATGGTGACGGCTACGAGGTGCTGGTCACCGGCACATCCTCCGAGCAGGAGGTGGTGGACGGGGTGGTCGCCGCGGCCGGGGTGCCGGTCCGACCACAGGTGGGCACGCTCAGCCTCGGCGGGTTGGCGGGTTGCTACGCCGACTGCGCGTTGGTCGTCTCCAACGACACCGGCCCGCTGCATCTGGCCGCCGCGGTCGGCGCGTCGACCGTGGGGATCTTCTGGGTCGGCAATCTGATCAACACGGCCAACCCGTTGCGGGGCCGGCACCGGCCGATCTGCTCCTGGATGGTGCACTGCCCGGTCTGTGGAAAGGACTGCACCCCGGGCATCTACCCGCACCGATCCGGCGACGGCGAGTGCCCGCACCAGGATTCCTTCGTGGCGGACGTTCCGGCGATCGAGGTGCTGGAAGCCGCCCGGGAGTTGCTGCCATCGCGGTAA
- a CDS encoding glycosyltransferase family 2 protein: MNRPLDLGAPEEFRTDRLVDVLIPTRNRPAELAVTLGGLAAQDGVPGFGVVVSDQSDGDPAYAHPAAATMVRALRHRGHPVLLTRRLPRRGLAEHRAYLLAASTARYVLSLDDDVWLEPGTLHRLVTAIGELGCGFVGNGVHGLSYADDVRPDSHGHYEEWTGPPTPERIRPGTPQWNRARIHSAANLLHVTERLALPPGAWRAYKVSWIGGCVLYDRAKLVDAGGFDFWRRVQEKHQGEDVAAQLAVLARDGGAGILPSGAYHLESPTTVTDRDVEAWEVVLADEDTPQPA; this comes from the coding sequence GTGAACCGCCCCCTCGACCTCGGCGCCCCGGAGGAGTTCCGCACCGACCGGCTGGTCGATGTGTTGATTCCGACCCGGAACCGGCCCGCCGAGTTGGCGGTCACCCTGGGCGGACTCGCCGCGCAGGACGGGGTGCCCGGGTTCGGGGTGGTGGTCAGCGACCAGTCCGACGGGGATCCGGCGTACGCGCATCCCGCCGCGGCCACCATGGTCCGGGCACTCCGTCACCGGGGTCACCCGGTGCTACTGACCCGCCGGCTGCCCCGCCGGGGGTTGGCCGAACACCGGGCGTACCTGCTCGCCGCCTCGACCGCCCGGTACGTCCTCAGCCTCGACGACGATGTCTGGCTGGAACCGGGGACGCTGCACCGGCTGGTCACGGCGATCGGTGAGCTGGGCTGCGGCTTCGTCGGCAACGGCGTACACGGGCTCTCCTACGCCGACGACGTGCGGCCGGACTCGCACGGGCACTACGAGGAGTGGACCGGGCCGCCCACACCGGAGCGAATCCGACCCGGCACCCCGCAGTGGAACCGCGCCCGGATCCACTCGGCGGCCAACCTGCTGCACGTCACCGAACGTCTGGCGCTGCCGCCGGGCGCGTGGCGGGCGTACAAGGTCTCCTGGATCGGTGGGTGCGTGCTCTACGACCGGGCCAAGCTCGTCGACGCGGGCGGGTTCGACTTCTGGCGTCGGGTGCAGGAGAAGCACCAGGGCGAGGACGTGGCCGCGCAGCTTGCGGTGCTGGCCCGCGACGGCGGGGCGGGCATCCTGCCCAGCGGCGCGTACCACCTGGAGTCCCCCACCACCGTCACGGACCGGGACGTGGAGGCGTGGGAGGTCGTCCTCGCCGACGAGGACACTCCCCAGCCGGCCTGA
- the rfaE2 gene encoding D-glycero-beta-D-manno-heptose 1-phosphate adenylyltransferase, which produces MAGAAAEQRRLATVVESWLGRPVLIVGDAMLDEWRFADSDRLCREAPAPVLTLRRRISAAGGAANTAVNVATLGGRAVLVAPVGADVAGDELHDCLDRAGVWDRTVNQPGRPTPVKRRMLAGNQILLREDSGDPDDALDPEGVTRLLTALNCATEELRAAAGGEPPTLVVCDYGLGALPAPVRAWLVEQRERYATVALDAHDLADWRGLAPTVVTPSFAEATRLLARAGGATRPTAGTELHLEHPLGDPSDGPSELTVGAAPGGVRADDVADRPALEPSRTDRPGPVGEPTPSEGRVALTGDGLSVTGTGVTVNTQAGDGVDRAVLAESRLAELRAHTGADVVAVTLDTEGAVVGGADGEPRRSHSTPVPASHAVGAGDAYLAAMTLALAADAPLPTAAQLAQLAATITVSDTGTCVCRREDLLTALNQPTETISHPAVVGGDELDAIVTEYREAGRSVVFTNGCFDVLHRGHVRYLEQARALGDLLIVAVNSDDSVRRLKGPDRPVNPVEDRAALLAALACVDHVVVFEEDSPAALIEAVRPDIYVKGGDYPPELVPEAPLVRRLGGQVHTLGYVPDRSTSAIIERIRSHSQDREPDPSAYTNDRKPDPSLSSRTQAS; this is translated from the coding sequence ATGGCAGGAGCAGCAGCGGAACAGCGCCGGCTCGCCACCGTCGTGGAGAGCTGGCTCGGACGCCCGGTCCTGATCGTCGGTGACGCCATGTTGGACGAGTGGCGGTTCGCCGACTCGGACCGGCTCTGCCGGGAGGCGCCCGCCCCGGTCCTCACCCTGCGCCGACGGATCTCCGCCGCCGGTGGAGCCGCGAACACCGCGGTCAACGTCGCCACCCTCGGCGGCCGGGCGGTGTTGGTGGCACCGGTCGGCGCCGACGTGGCCGGCGACGAACTGCACGACTGTCTGGACCGCGCTGGCGTCTGGGACCGCACGGTCAACCAGCCCGGACGGCCCACCCCGGTGAAGCGGCGGATGCTGGCCGGCAACCAGATCCTGCTGCGCGAGGACTCCGGCGACCCGGACGACGCACTCGACCCCGAGGGCGTGACCCGGCTGCTCACCGCCCTGAACTGCGCCACCGAGGAGCTTCGCGCCGCCGCCGGCGGGGAACCGCCGACCCTGGTGGTCTGCGACTACGGGCTGGGCGCGCTGCCCGCGCCGGTCCGCGCGTGGCTGGTCGAGCAACGCGAGCGGTACGCCACCGTCGCGCTGGACGCCCACGACCTGGCCGACTGGCGGGGCCTCGCGCCGACCGTGGTCACCCCCAGCTTCGCCGAGGCGACCCGGCTGCTGGCCCGGGCCGGCGGGGCGACCCGACCGACTGCCGGGACCGAACTGCACCTGGAACACCCGCTCGGCGACCCGTCCGACGGCCCGTCCGAACTGACCGTGGGCGCGGCCCCGGGCGGCGTACGCGCCGACGACGTCGCCGACCGGCCGGCCCTGGAGCCGTCGCGAACCGATCGTCCGGGGCCGGTCGGTGAGCCCACCCCGAGCGAGGGCCGAGTGGCCCTCACCGGCGACGGGCTCAGCGTCACCGGCACCGGCGTCACCGTGAACACCCAGGCCGGGGATGGCGTCGACCGGGCCGTCCTGGCCGAGTCGCGCCTCGCCGAGCTGCGCGCGCACACCGGCGCCGACGTGGTCGCGGTGACCCTGGACACCGAGGGCGCGGTGGTCGGTGGCGCGGACGGGGAGCCGCGACGCAGCCACAGCACCCCGGTCCCGGCGAGCCACGCCGTGGGCGCGGGTGACGCGTACCTGGCTGCGATGACGTTGGCCCTGGCCGCCGACGCGCCGTTGCCCACCGCCGCCCAGCTCGCCCAGTTGGCGGCCACTATCACCGTCTCCGACACCGGCACCTGCGTGTGCCGGCGAGAGGACCTGCTCACCGCGCTCAACCAGCCGACCGAGACCATCAGCCACCCCGCCGTGGTCGGCGGCGACGAGCTGGACGCGATCGTCACCGAATACCGCGAGGCGGGACGGTCGGTGGTGTTCACCAACGGCTGCTTCGACGTGCTGCACCGGGGGCACGTGCGTTACCTGGAGCAGGCCCGCGCGCTGGGCGACCTGCTCATCGTGGCGGTCAACTCGGACGACAGCGTACGTCGGCTGAAGGGCCCGGACCGGCCGGTCAACCCGGTCGAGGACCGAGCCGCCCTGCTCGCCGCGCTCGCCTGTGTGGATCACGTGGTGGTCTTCGAGGAGGACTCACCCGCCGCGCTGATCGAGGCGGTCCGGCCGGACATCTACGTCAAGGGCGGGGACTACCCGCCGGAGCTGGTGCCGGAGGCGCCGCTGGTGCGCCGGTTGGGCGGCCAGGTGCACACCCTGGGGTACGTGCCGGACCGGTCCACCTCGGCGATCATCGAGCGGATCCGGTCACACAGCCAGGACCGGGAGCCCGACCCGTCGGCGTACACCAATGATCGGAAGCCCGACCCGTCACTCAGCTCCCGCACCCAGGCGTCGTGA
- a CDS encoding type 1 glutamine amidotransferase domain-containing protein: MATTLQGKRIAFLAADGVEEVEYVQPREAVENAGATAELVSLKPGSIQSFNHLDQSKTYDVQVTVEKADASDYDALVLPGGVANPDFLRGDPDAVRFVRAFFDAGKPVGVICHGPWTLIEADVVRGRRITSWPSLRTDLTNAGATWVDEECVTDGNLTSSRNPGDLPAFCQRITETFKG; the protein is encoded by the coding sequence ATGGCAACGACATTGCAGGGCAAGCGGATCGCCTTCCTGGCCGCCGACGGCGTCGAGGAGGTCGAGTACGTCCAGCCGCGCGAGGCGGTCGAGAACGCCGGCGCGACGGCCGAGCTGGTTTCGCTCAAGCCTGGTTCCATCCAGTCCTTCAACCATCTGGACCAGTCGAAGACGTACGACGTCCAGGTGACCGTCGAGAAGGCGGACGCGAGCGACTACGACGCGTTGGTGCTGCCTGGCGGCGTGGCGAACCCGGACTTTCTGCGCGGTGACCCGGACGCGGTGCGGTTCGTGCGGGCGTTCTTCGACGCGGGGAAGCCTGTCGGGGTGATCTGTCACGGCCCGTGGACGCTGATCGAGGCGGACGTGGTGCGCGGTCGGCGGATCACCTCCTGGCCCAGCCTGCGGACCGACCTGACCAACGCCGGCGCAACGTGGGTCGACGAGGAGTGCGTCACCGACGGAAATCTGACCAGTAGCCGCAACCCCGGCGACCTCCCCGCGTTCTGCCAGAGGATCACCGAAACCTTCAAGGGCTGA
- a CDS encoding MDR family MFS transporter, with product MTTEASAAPVLNRQQIRLLMLGLMTGMLLAALDQTIVGTALPTIVGELGGINHYSWVVTAYLLASTASTPLYGKMADLYGRRPVFLFSIGTFLVGSLLAGLSQNMTQLIITRGIQGIGAGGLLTLAFTIISDVVSPRERGRYQGLFGAVFGISSVAGPLVGGYFAETDWRWIFYINVPLAILAIVVCYHVMRLIPFERRDHAIDWLGAGLLVAGVSCLLLALSWGGNEYPWGSGVIIGLIVAGAVLAVLFVLQEARVAEPILPLRLFRSATFALANSAGFVLGLVMFGSIIFIPLYLQIVKGASPTRSGLLMLPMMAGIIITSILTGRAMSRIGRYKWFPVAGAVTLVVGMLLFTQLHVRTSLWLAFGFMAIIGIGLGLCMQSLVLAVQNAVSVRDLGAGTSSATFFRSLGGSFGVAILGTVLSSRLNSQLADRLPGAIAQLPPEQQAAVAASGGTNISINDPATIMGLPGAVRAAIQESFVQSLHLVFLTAGLVAIVAVLVTLALPNNTLRGAGPQGATGGADPLGGKAPAAGGKPLTRESKEEAAADMEAKSQTMI from the coding sequence ATGACCACCGAAGCCTCCGCCGCGCCGGTGCTGAATCGTCAGCAGATCCGGCTGCTCATGCTCGGTCTGATGACCGGCATGCTGTTGGCCGCACTCGACCAGACCATCGTCGGTACGGCCCTGCCGACCATCGTTGGTGAGCTGGGCGGGATCAACCACTACTCGTGGGTGGTTACCGCGTACCTGCTCGCTTCGACCGCTTCGACGCCGCTGTACGGCAAGATGGCCGACCTGTACGGGCGCCGACCGGTCTTCCTCTTCTCGATCGGCACGTTCCTGGTCGGGTCGTTGCTGGCCGGGTTGTCGCAGAACATGACCCAGCTGATCATCACCCGGGGCATCCAGGGCATCGGCGCCGGTGGTCTGCTGACGCTCGCGTTCACCATCATCTCGGACGTGGTGTCACCCCGGGAACGTGGTCGCTACCAGGGCCTGTTCGGCGCTGTCTTCGGGATCTCGTCGGTCGCCGGGCCGCTGGTCGGTGGTTACTTCGCGGAGACCGACTGGCGGTGGATCTTCTACATCAACGTGCCGCTGGCGATCCTGGCCATCGTGGTCTGCTACCACGTGATGCGGCTGATCCCGTTCGAACGCCGGGACCACGCGATCGACTGGCTCGGTGCCGGCCTGCTGGTCGCCGGGGTGAGTTGCCTGCTGCTTGCGCTGAGCTGGGGTGGCAACGAGTACCCCTGGGGCTCCGGGGTGATCATCGGCCTCATCGTCGCGGGTGCGGTGCTCGCCGTGCTGTTCGTGCTCCAGGAGGCCCGGGTCGCCGAGCCCATCCTGCCGTTGCGGCTGTTCCGCAGTGCCACGTTCGCGCTCGCCAACTCGGCCGGCTTCGTGCTCGGTCTGGTGATGTTCGGGTCGATCATCTTCATCCCGCTGTACCTGCAGATCGTCAAGGGCGCCTCGCCGACCCGAAGCGGTCTGCTGATGCTGCCGATGATGGCCGGCATCATCATCACCTCGATCCTCACCGGTCGGGCGATGAGCCGGATCGGCCGGTACAAGTGGTTCCCGGTGGCCGGGGCGGTGACCCTGGTGGTGGGCATGCTGCTCTTCACCCAACTGCACGTGCGCACCTCGCTCTGGCTGGCGTTCGGCTTCATGGCGATCATCGGCATCGGCCTGGGCCTGTGCATGCAGTCGCTGGTCCTCGCCGTGCAGAACGCGGTCTCCGTCCGGGACCTGGGCGCCGGCACCTCCTCGGCGACCTTCTTCCGGTCGCTGGGTGGTTCGTTCGGGGTCGCGATCCTCGGCACGGTGCTCTCGTCTCGGCTCAACTCGCAGCTGGCCGATCGGCTTCCCGGCGCGATCGCCCAGCTTCCGCCGGAGCAGCAGGCCGCGGTCGCGGCCAGCGGCGGCACGAACATTTCGATCAACGACCCGGCGACGATCATGGGGCTGCCCGGTGCGGTCCGGGCCGCCATCCAGGAATCGTTCGTCCAGTCACTGCACCTGGTCTTCCTGACCGCCGGCCTGGTCGCCATCGTGGCGGTGCTCGTCACGCTGGCACTGCCCAACAACACCCTGCGGGGTGCGGGCCCGCAGGGTGCCACCGGCGGCGCCGACCCGCTGGGCGGCAAGGCCCCGGCCGCGGGCGGCAAGCCGCTGACCCGCGAATCCAAGGAGGAGGCCGCCGCCGACATGGAGGCCAAGTCCCAGACGATGATCTGA
- a CDS encoding TetR/AcrR family transcriptional regulator translates to MPSITRRRPSNPDGRAAVEARVLAATERLLQEGVRFTDLGVQRIAAEAGVARSTFYTHFRDKSELLMRLAGTMRESSFDRTGDWDPAGPGDPLAALTEVFSDVIRIYRTYAPVLAAISEVAAYDEVVREYWAAGLEQFVARTVEKMLVEQQAGRTPASLDAETASRLIVYGGDRFLADHVSTTSPDPDADATAARELASTWWYGAYRRPA, encoded by the coding sequence ATGCCCTCGATCACCCGCCGCCGCCCGAGCAACCCCGACGGGCGAGCAGCCGTCGAAGCACGGGTCCTGGCGGCCACCGAGCGGCTGCTCCAGGAGGGGGTCCGCTTCACCGACCTCGGTGTCCAGCGGATCGCCGCCGAGGCCGGGGTGGCACGGTCGACCTTCTACACCCACTTCCGGGACAAGAGCGAGCTGCTCATGCGCCTCGCCGGCACCATGCGGGAGAGCTCCTTCGACCGGACCGGCGATTGGGACCCTGCCGGGCCCGGCGACCCGCTCGCGGCGCTCACCGAGGTCTTCTCCGACGTGATCCGGATCTACCGGACGTACGCCCCGGTGCTGGCGGCGATCAGCGAGGTGGCGGCGTACGACGAGGTGGTCCGGGAGTACTGGGCGGCCGGGCTGGAGCAGTTCGTGGCGCGCACCGTGGAGAAGATGCTCGTCGAGCAGCAGGCCGGGCGTACCCCTGCGAGCCTCGACGCGGAAACCGCGAGTCGGCTGATCGTGTACGGCGGTGACCGCTTCCTCGCCGACCACGTCAGCACGACCTCGCCCGACCCCGACGCCGACGCGACAGCGGCCCGGGAGCTGGCCTCGACCTGGTGGTACGGCGCCTACCGTCGCCCCGCCTGA
- a CDS encoding aldo/keto reductase, with amino-acid sequence MKYRLLGTTGVYVSEISLGAMTFGGSGHPLWGTLGGLALPDVQRLVDTALDAGVNFVDTADGYSDGESEELLGKALGKRRRDVVLATKVHSRTGPGPNDVGTSRLHIMQNLEDSLRRLGTDHIDLYQIHNFDQVTPMEEMLRALDDAVRQGKVRYIGAANFAAWQLSKALGISAREKLAGFVSVQEYYSLLGRDVERDVVPMALDAGIGLTVWSPLAGGFLSGKVSRDGAVADSGARSAQPGYASFTPFDPDTAFGVVDVLKGVAERHEVSPARVAVAWLLSRPAVTSVIVGARKQEQLVDNIAASDLTLTAQDLAELDEVTKLPVAYPNWIQEGFFAGLRYPQ; translated from the coding sequence GTGAAGTATCGGCTGCTTGGCACCACCGGGGTGTATGTCTCGGAGATCTCACTCGGCGCGATGACCTTCGGCGGAAGCGGGCACCCGCTCTGGGGCACCCTTGGCGGGCTGGCGCTGCCCGACGTGCAGCGGCTGGTCGACACCGCGCTGGACGCCGGGGTCAACTTCGTCGACACCGCCGACGGCTACAGCGACGGCGAGAGCGAGGAACTGCTCGGCAAGGCGCTCGGCAAGCGGCGTCGCGACGTGGTGCTGGCCACCAAGGTGCACTCGCGGACCGGTCCCGGCCCGAACGACGTCGGCACCTCCCGGCTGCACATCATGCAGAACCTGGAGGACAGCCTGCGCCGGCTGGGCACCGATCACATCGACCTGTACCAGATCCACAACTTCGACCAGGTCACTCCCATGGAGGAGATGCTGCGCGCGCTCGACGACGCGGTCCGGCAGGGCAAGGTCCGCTACATCGGCGCCGCCAACTTCGCCGCCTGGCAACTGTCCAAGGCGCTGGGCATCTCCGCCCGGGAGAAGCTGGCCGGCTTCGTCTCGGTGCAGGAGTACTACTCCCTGCTGGGCCGGGACGTCGAGCGCGACGTGGTGCCGATGGCGCTCGACGCGGGCATCGGGCTGACCGTGTGGAGCCCGCTCGCCGGTGGTTTCCTCTCCGGCAAGGTCAGCCGGGACGGCGCCGTCGCCGACAGTGGCGCCCGCAGCGCCCAGCCTGGCTACGCCAGCTTCACGCCGTTCGACCCCGACACCGCCTTCGGCGTGGTCGACGTGCTCAAGGGCGTCGCTGAGCGGCACGAGGTCAGCCCGGCCCGGGTGGCGGTCGCCTGGCTGCTGTCCCGGCCGGCCGTGACCAGCGTGATCGTCGGGGCCCGCAAGCAGGAGCAACTGGTGGACAACATCGCCGCCTCGGACCTCACGCTGACCGCGCAGGATCTCGCCGAACTGGACGAGGTCACCAAGCTGCCGGTCGCGTACCCGAACTGGATCCAGGAAGGGTTCTTCGCCGGGCTCCGCTACCCGCAGTGA
- a CDS encoding NUDIX domain-containing protein produces the protein MSISWADSYVGQLRALAGDRTLMFVGARAVVSDNAGRILLIQRSDNGQWAMPAGAMELGESIADCAVREVREETGLRALRVCAFALYTGPDRTSTNMYGHTYQVFTTAFKVEEWDGQLARATDETTDAGFFPRDRFPAPLSASVAETLADLDVFEQTNRLILK, from the coding sequence GTGAGCATCTCCTGGGCCGACTCGTACGTGGGGCAGTTGCGCGCGCTCGCCGGGGATCGGACGCTGATGTTCGTCGGCGCCCGCGCCGTGGTCAGCGACAACGCGGGACGCATCCTGCTGATCCAACGCTCGGACAACGGCCAGTGGGCCATGCCGGCCGGGGCGATGGAGTTGGGCGAGTCGATCGCCGACTGCGCGGTACGCGAGGTCCGCGAGGAGACCGGGCTGCGCGCGCTGCGGGTCTGCGCGTTCGCCCTCTACACCGGCCCGGACCGGACCAGCACCAACATGTACGGGCACACGTACCAGGTCTTCACGACGGCGTTCAAGGTCGAGGAGTGGGACGGGCAACTGGCCCGGGCCACCGACGAGACCACCGATGCCGGCTTCTTCCCCCGCGACCGATTCCCCGCCCCACTCTCCGCCTCGGTCGCCGAAACGCTGGCCGACCTGGACGTCTTCGAGCAGACCAACCGGCTCATCCTCAAGTAG